CGCTCTCCCATTCACCGCGTCGTACTTCCGAGCATGCTTAAGCAAAACTCACGTTAAATAACTAATTTGCCTCTTCAAGCTCTGTCTTGTGAGAGGTTTTTTAATGGGTAATCCTGTCGAAAAATGCGATGTTGACCGACTTTAAAGACGACGATGTAAAAGCTCTAGTTGACCGCCATATTCTTGGATGAGGTTGAGCTGACGAATATAAAAACCCCGAAAGCTATTGGCAAAGAGCAAAGTAACAATTGCAATCACAAGACCCGCTGCGGTTGAGATTAAAGCTTCACTAATGCCCGCTGTCACACCGACCGTTTGGGTACTACCGACATCGCCAATTTTGAGGGAGCTAAAGGAATTCATTAAGCCTAAAATTGTCCCTAAAAGTCCCAATAATGGAGCCACGGCAATAATCGTTTCAAAGACAGTATTAAAGCGTTTTAAAACCGGAATTTCAGCCTTGGCAGCGGTCTCTAGGGCGATCGTTAATTCCTCTGATGTGGCGTTGGGAATACTGATAGCCTCAAGATAAATCCGACAGATAGGTAAATGTTGGTTTTTCTTCAACAGGGCGATCGCCTGATTTGGATCATCGCGGTAAAGCATCAAAACTTTGCAGAGGAGTGGTCGTTGCCCGCGGTTAATGCGGAACCAAAAAAATAATCGTTCAGCGATCAGCGTGACCGAAATAATCGAGCACAAAAAGAGTGGGATGGTGACCCAGCCGCCCGTGGTTAGAAGTTCAGTCCATGCCATAGATTTTGCCAAAAAATACCTTGTTTGAGAATAGGTGATTTTTAGCGTTTTTGGCCGACGGGAATAAAACTACCGACGATCAACCCAAACCCGACGGCAAAGGTAAGCAGCACGCCGAAAGGTAACTTAATCGATTCCCACAGGAGAAATTTAATCGAAACTAACTCAATATTTTGGATGGACATCACTGCTACTAATCCCAACCAACCCGCCAAAATCGTCATACTGAGCAATAATCCGAGCGTGCGCATGTTACTTCCCTTTGCCTTTACTAAAGAGCTTGAAATAGGTGGAGACGAAAAATTCTTTAAATGGGAATAGCAAGTAGGTAATGGGATTGATGGTCACGATGATATTACGGAAATCCCGACGCGCCAGATTGACGACCATTTTTGCCACAAAGTTTGCAGACATCACACCGATGGGATTGAGGTTGCTTTTAAATGGCCCCAAAATTAATTTACGAATCACAATGGGCGCATCTAAGCGTTGTAGGGTGACTAAATCTCCCAGTGCTCGTTTACTGAGCTCGTAGAGGGGACTCACCGCAGGGCTAACTTCAGCTTCGGAAGTATTTACCCAAATTTCTTTGCGGACGCGATCTTGGTTTGTTTTGATCGTGCTTAAAAATAATTCGATTAACCGTTGCTGGGAAAAGGTATTAATTTCGTAGGATTTTTGAATCGCTTCTGGGGTGCGATCGCCGTGGACATTGATGCCGTGATTGAGCACGAGAATATCTACTTTTTTTAGGTCTTCAAGAATTGCGGCTTCATTACCCGCTTGCCACTGAATTGTTTTTAGGGCAATGTCCTGACCCGCGATCTTAAGACTAAGTTCTTGGGGTTTTGAGGTGAGGGCGATCGCCTTTGCCCCTGTTTGATGGAGCTCTTTTAAGAGGGCTTGTCCGAGACTGCCTGATGCGCCCGTTACCGCGACCCGTTTTCCTTTCAATGACAATGCTGTCCCCATAACTTTGTCTACAAGCGTGAATGTGCCACAATAATACGCCTCTTGGTTATCAAAATGGTGTCGCCAATGGTAAGGACGATTGACAAACCAGTCACCGGGTAAGGCTTTAAAGTCGCCGGGCTGGTGGGTAATATCCGTGAGTTCATCCGCCATGGGAATCCCTAAACCGCGGGCGATCGCCGCCACCATAAACGACAGAGTATAAAGACAGCCCGCGAGCCCTAGCCAAGCCCCATCAACCTTGAGCAAATACAGCGTCACCCAAAACAGTAAACCAAAACCGAGCATGACCCCCGCTTCCGGTAAATCATTGTACCAATGGGCTTTTTTATAAATATCCTCGTCAATTACCGTCAAATCTCGGCGGAATACTTTGTGATGCCAAATATGCAGACGATTTAGCGGTTCCCAAATATGGGCGAGGGTGTGATAAACATCTCTGACGATCTCGACCCAAAATACGGAACCTAAAACCATGCCACTTCCGAGGACAAGCTGGCTGCTACTGATCATTAAAGAACCCAACAAGAATAACGAGATTTTTTATCTTCATTGTTGTAGCATTCTTTGTCTTCCCTTGGGAATTTATACTTGGTTTGGGATGTCTCTTTTGGGCAACAGGGAGTCGGGGATACGAGGATACAGAGACAAGGGGATCAGGGGATTGCTCTAGCTAAAACTTGTGGGCTAAAGCCATTTCCCCATTACCCTCTCATCCCTTCACCGTGTCATCATTGCAGGCTCTGTTTCACCGAAACTCAGGTTTGAAAAATGGCTATGGTTAAAAGTGAAAGCCTATTGCATCAGCCAAATGGCACCGATCGCCGCATGGTCGTGGTACTGCTGCGTTTCTTTATAAGAGCTATCACTTTCAGGGTAAATGCCAGCAAAATCAGTGACTGTCCATTGATTGGAACGAATCCACACCATTCTGTCCGGTGCATCAGCGAAGAAACCATTAGCAAAGGTGATGGCTTCACGCATTTCATTTTCTGTGCTGTAACTGAGGGTCGCTGTGCCATATTTGGCGATCGCCATGGTTAGGGGAGTCCCGGCACCGATACCCTGCGCTGTCTTAAAACTGGGGTTACGCACTGCGATGACATTGATTTTTGAGCTTTCCGTAATCGGGAACGAGTCAAAGCCGAGGTCATACTGGACTTCGCCGTACCAAGACAGTCGCAAACCCTCAGGCATATCGACACCGAGAACTGTGGGTTCGAGGGTCATGTCCGGGAGCATCGTGGCGCGAAATTCGGCTAAGGTCATGCCGAGTTTTGCTGTGCCAACACCATCAGCGGTAATTAAAAAATCCTCCGATGGCGATCGTACACCCATTTCATCACAACCGCCCTCGATGCCATCGACTAATTCCGCAGAAATTAAATTAAGGGAAGATCCATTCCAGTAATGGCTAGTCTCTTCAAAGCAACTACCAGCGCCGTTAAATTTATAGGCATTGTGAATGATATTGGTTTCGAGATCGACGGTCGGATACCCCACCAGCTGCACATCGGTATGGCGAAATTCTAAAGTGTCGTTGTCAAAAGTGGGTGTGGTGACAACAAATTCATAGACCCCTTGGTAGGCGGCATTCCAGCAGAGTACTTGCGCCAAATAATCGCCACCTTGGTGGACATAAACTTCAGAGAAATCAAAGCTTTCAGAGGGGAGCTCATCTTCGTCCATGCATAATCCCAACTCATTTTTCTGGTTGGCGATCGCCGCGAGGATTTGCTCTTTTTCTGCATCTGTGGCGGTGCGATTTGAGGCGGTTGGTAATTGCTCTACCGTTTCCCCTAGTACGACGACTGGTGATAGGGCAATGTCTTCTCGGTTTTCTGTGGGCGGGTTCACCGTGACGGCTTCAACATTTTGAGAAGATGAATACTGGGTGGCGATCGCCGAGCAACCGAGCAGAGAGCTACCGAACAACACAGCGACGGGAAAGAAAAAATGTTGAGATTTCATGGACTTTTGAAGATGAGAGATTAAATAAGTGAGTAAAGAATTAGTGAGGAATGAAACGAAAATCTTTTATAGGCAAAGACCGCTTTCGCTAATGCCGCGATAGCAAATCCATTCTTTATCGATATCGATGAGCTGCCAGTTGCCCAACTCATTTTTGGTGAGCGTTACAAGGAATTGATGCCCCTGTACCGAATCATCAAGGAAGCCCGTTTGGGTAATAACAACGGTGGCCTTGCTGGGCGCTTCAGCTGAATCATGGATGATTTCGATATATTCTTGCCAAGTCCCCTCGTTCACATAGCCCTCCTGTTGCGCTGCCCTTAGGGCGATCGCCAAGGGATGTGATCCTGAAACTTGGGTGGATGTTTGAGCCATCGCTTTTTGGTCGGGCAGGATGAATTCACAAGCCAAAGCTGTGGATATTATCCCAAAACCACCAAGGGCGATCGCCCCCGTTAACAAACCTTTTTGTGTAACCTTCAGAAAGTTGTTGCCGTTAAACATTGAATTATTCCTGTCTCAAAAAATAAAACCGACGATCTGTTCTTCCACCCTAAATTTGGTCATTCCGCCAAAAGCGATCGTCTTACCTTCACATTAGGTCTGAAATTTTAAAGATTTGATGTTGTCACCAAAATAGAAACCAACGTTTGGGCGTTACCATGCAGGCAGAAACGAATAATCCGACTAGTGAAAAGCCTTGGTAGACGAACTGAAAACACGACTCACCCAGCATCTCAAACAAATTATTCGGAACCGCGATCCCTATTTTTCGACGGTGGGACATTTCTATGTGAAAGAATATGCCCGGCAGATGATGGCACAGTATGGCGAGCCAGAAACCTTCCACTTTGAGGTAGAAGGCAAAACCCACGAAAATATCATTTTGAATCTCTGCACTGATGCAACCATCCAGTCAAAACCACCGATTTTAATTGGCGCTCACTACGATGCCGTTATTAATAGTCCGGGAGCTGATGATAACGCTACCGGGTTGGCAGTTTTACTCGAAATGGCAAAATTTTTCAGTGAAAATTCGGCACGATATCCGATGCGTTTTGTGGCTTTTGACCTCGAAGAATTTGGCTTACAAGGCAGTTTCAATTATGCGGCTCATCTTCGTAAAAAAAATCAGCCATTACGACTAATGTTGAGTTTAGAAATGTTGGGGTTTTGCTCCCATGAACCAAATTCGCAAAATTACCCCAGCTTTTTAAAGTATTTTTATCCTTCGACGGGAAATTTTATTGCTTTGGTTGGCGATATCCAGACTATCCCTGAGATGTGGGGCATGCAACACCAAATTAAAAAATCAGTGTCTTGCGAATGGCTGCCAGCGGGGTGGCGAGGTTATCCAGTGCCTGATGCGCGGCGCAGTGATCACGTGGCGTTTTGGGAACAGGGCTACAAAGCAATGATGGTGACAGACACAGCTAATTTGCGTAATCCTCACTATCACAAGCCCAGTGATACGTTTGAAACACTAGATTTAGATTTTCTTACCAATGTTTGCACGGGACTCTGTGAGGCGATCGCCGTTTTATAATTACAGACCTAAAATTGAATTAATTCATCGCGAGAACTAATGCCGATGGCGATCGCCAATCTGCCCACTCACTCAGTAGAAAAGCGCGCTAAAAAAATATGCCATTGCTATAGTCGAAAGGAAAGCATCGAGGTGAGTGGTTTGGTTGCAGCAGTTCCCCAGAAACAGAAACGTTATTCACTGGAAGAATATCTGGCTTTGGAAGCAGAGTCTGAAGTCAAGCATGAATATCGAGACGGAGAGATTATTGAGATGGCGGGCGGTACGACAAATCACAATAAGCTTGCCGGAAAACTTTATGCTCTCTTACTGATGGAGTTAGCGGATCAAAATTGTGAGGTTTACATCGGTGATGTACGGCTCTGGATTCCAAAAACAAGGAAGTACACTTATCCAGATGTAATGATTGTCCGAGATGAACCGATTTATACTGACACCACAAAG
This DNA window, taken from [Limnothrix rosea] IAM M-220, encodes the following:
- a CDS encoding MotA/TolQ/ExbB proton channel family protein encodes the protein MAWTELLTTGGWVTIPLFLCSIISVTLIAERLFFWFRINRGQRPLLCKVLMLYRDDPNQAIALLKKNQHLPICRIYLEAISIPNATSEELTIALETAAKAEIPVLKRFNTVFETIIAVAPLLGLLGTILGLMNSFSSLKIGDVGSTQTVGVTAGISEALISTAAGLVIAIVTLLFANSFRGFYIRQLNLIQEYGGQLELLHRRL
- a CDS encoding lipopolysaccharide assembly protein LapA domain-containing protein, with amino-acid sequence MRTLGLLLSMTILAGWLGLVAVMSIQNIELVSIKFLLWESIKLPFGVLLTFAVGFGLIVGSFIPVGQKR
- a CDS encoding bifunctional sterol desaturase/short chain dehydrogenase, with the protein product MISSSQLVLGSGMVLGSVFWVEIVRDVYHTLAHIWEPLNRLHIWHHKVFRRDLTVIDEDIYKKAHWYNDLPEAGVMLGFGLLFWVTLYLLKVDGAWLGLAGCLYTLSFMVAAIARGLGIPMADELTDITHQPGDFKALPGDWFVNRPYHWRHHFDNQEAYYCGTFTLVDKVMGTALSLKGKRVAVTGASGSLGQALLKELHQTGAKAIALTSKPQELSLKIAGQDIALKTIQWQAGNEAAILEDLKKVDILVLNHGINVHGDRTPEAIQKSYEINTFSQQRLIELFLSTIKTNQDRVRKEIWVNTSEAEVSPAVSPLYELSKRALGDLVTLQRLDAPIVIRKLILGPFKSNLNPIGVMSANFVAKMVVNLARRDFRNIIVTINPITYLLFPFKEFFVSTYFKLFSKGKGK
- a CDS encoding DUF1176 domain-containing protein yields the protein MKSQHFFFPVAVLFGSSLLGCSAIATQYSSSQNVEAVTVNPPTENREDIALSPVVVLGETVEQLPTASNRTATDAEKEQILAAIANQKNELGLCMDEDELPSESFDFSEVYVHQGGDYLAQVLCWNAAYQGVYEFVVTTPTFDNDTLEFRHTDVQLVGYPTVDLETNIIHNAYKFNGAGSCFEETSHYWNGSSLNLISAELVDGIEGGCDEMGVRSPSEDFLITADGVGTAKLGMTLAEFRATMLPDMTLEPTVLGVDMPEGLRLSWYGEVQYDLGFDSFPITESSKINVIAVRNPSFKTAQGIGAGTPLTMAIAKYGTATLSYSTENEMREAITFANGFFADAPDRMVWIRSNQWTVTDFAGIYPESDSSYKETQQYHDHAAIGAIWLMQ
- a CDS encoding M28 family peptidase, translated to MVDELKTRLTQHLKQIIRNRDPYFSTVGHFYVKEYARQMMAQYGEPETFHFEVEGKTHENIILNLCTDATIQSKPPILIGAHYDAVINSPGADDNATGLAVLLEMAKFFSENSARYPMRFVAFDLEEFGLQGSFNYAAHLRKKNQPLRLMLSLEMLGFCSHEPNSQNYPSFLKYFYPSTGNFIALVGDIQTIPEMWGMQHQIKKSVSCEWLPAGWRGYPVPDARRSDHVAFWEQGYKAMMVTDTANLRNPHYHKPSDTFETLDLDFLTNVCTGLCEAIAVL
- a CDS encoding Uma2 family endonuclease encodes the protein MAIANLPTHSVEKRAKKICHCYSRKESIEVSGLVAAVPQKQKRYSLEEYLALEAESEVKHEYRDGEIIEMAGGTTNHNKLAGKLYALLLMELADQNCEVYIGDVRLWIPKTRKYTYPDVMIVRDEPIYTDTTKMTITNPIVIAEVLSSSTQNYDQGEKFDAYRSIPNFSEYLLIDQYQCYVKHFAKTAENQWLLTDCKDINTTISFASIDFKLALAELYKSIVFK